One segment of Macrotis lagotis isolate mMagLag1 chromosome 1, bilby.v1.9.chrom.fasta, whole genome shotgun sequence DNA contains the following:
- the SUPT5H gene encoding transcription elongation factor SPT5 isoform X1 yields MSDSEDSNFSEEEEEDSEHSSEEAEEVEQVEEERRSVAGSEKEEEPEEEEEEEEEEEYDEEEEEEDDDRPPKKPRHGGFILDEADVDDEYEDEDQWEDGAEDILEKEEIEASNIDNVVLDEDRSGARRLQNLWRDQREEELGEYYMKKYAKSSVGETVYGGSDELSDDITQQQLLPGVKDPNLWTVKCKIGEERATAIALMRKFIAYQFTDTPLQIKSVVAPEHVKGYIYVEAYKQTHVKQAIEGVGNLRLGYWNQQMVPIKEMTDVLKVVKEVTNLKPKSWVRLKRGIYKDDIAQVDYVEPSQNTISLKMIPRIDYDRIKARMSLKDWFAKRKKFKRPPQRLFDAEKIRSLGGDVASDGDFLIFEGNRYSRKGFLFKSFAMSAVITEGVKPTLSELEKFEDQPEGIDLEVVTESTGKEREHNFQPGDNVEVCEGELINLQGKILSVDGNKITIMPKHEDLKDMLEFPAQELRKYFKMGDHVKVIAGRFEGDTGLIVRVEENFVILFSDLTMHELKVLPRDLQLCSETASGVDVGGQHEWGELVQLDPQTVGVIVRLERETFQVLNMYGKVVTLRHQAVTRKKDNRFAVALDSEQNNIHVKDIVKVIDGPHSGREGEIRHLFRGFAFLHCKKLVENGGMFVCKTRHLVLAGGSKPRDVTNFTVGGFAPMSPRISSPMHPSAGGQRGGFGSPGAGGMSRGRGRRDNDLIGQTVRISQGPYKGYIGVVKDATESTARVELHSTCQTISVDRQRLTTVGSRRPGGMTSAYGRTPMYGSQTPMYVQGSRTPMYSSQTPLHDGSRTPHYGSQTPLHDGSRTPAQSGAWDPNNPNTPSRAEEEYEYAFDDEPTPSPQAYGGTPNPQTPGYPDPSSPQVNAQYNPQTPGTPAMYNTDQFSPYAAPSPQGSYQPSPQSYHQVAPSPAGYQNTHSPASYHPTPSPMAYQASPSPSPVGYSPMTPGAPSPGGYNPHTPGSGIEQNSSDWVTTDIQVKVRDTYLDSQVVGQTGVIRSVTGGMCSVYLKDSEKVVSISSEHLEPITPTKSNKVKVILGEDREATGDLLSIDGEDGIVRMDLDEQLKILNLRFLGKLLEA; encoded by the exons AAGAGATTGAAG CTTCCAACATTGACAATGTTGTTCTGGATGAGGACCGCTCTGGGGCTCGACGCCTCCAAAATCTCTGGAG GGATCAGAGAGAGGAGGAGCTTGGCGAGTATTACATGAAGAAATACGCTAAGTCATCTGTAGGAGAAAC TGTATATGGAGGGTCTGATGAACTCTCAGATGACATCACTCAACAGCAGCTGCTGCCTGGAGTCAA gGACCCCAATCTGTGGACTGTGAAATGCAAG ATTGGGGAGGAACGAGCCACAGCAATTGCCCTCATGAGAAAGTTCATTGCCTACCAGTTCACTGACACA CCATTGCAGATCAAGTCCGTGGTGGCCCCAGAACATGTCAAGGGCTACATCTATGTGGAGGCCTACAAGCAGACCCACGTGAAACAGGCCATTGAGGGGGTGGGCAACCTGCGCCTGGGCTACTGGAACCAGCAGATGGTGCCCATCAAGGAAATGACAGATGTGCTCAAGGTGGTCAAGGAGGTCACCAATCTTAAACCCAAGTCCTGGGTCCGTCTCAAGAGGGGCATCTACAAGGATGATATTGCCCAG GTGGATTATGTAGAGCCTAGCCAGAATACCATCTCCCTCAAGATGATTCCTCGGATTGACTATGACCGCATCAAAGCCCGAATGAGCCTG AAAGACTGGTTTGCCAAGAGGAAAAAGTTCAAGAGACCCCCACAACGATTGTTTGATGCTGAAAAGATACG TTCCCTGGGAGGAGATGTTGCCTCTGATGGTGATTTCCTGATCTTTGAGGGGAACCGCTACAGCCGGAAAGGCTTCCTGTTCAAGAGCTTTGCCATGTCGGCAGTG atCACAGAGGGTGTGAAGCCCACACTGTCAGAGCTGGAAAAATTTGAGGACCAGCCAGAGGGAATTGACCTTGAGGTGGTGACCGAGAGCACAG GGAAAGAACGGGAACACAACTTCCAGCCTGGGGACAATGTGGAAGTGTGCGAAGGTGAGCTGATCAACCTTCAGGGCAAGATCCTGAGTGTGGATGGCAACAAGATCACCATTATGCCCAAGCACGAGGACCTCAAG GACATGCTGGAGTTCCCGGCCCAGGAGCTGCGGAAATACTTCAAGATGGGGGACCACGTGAAAGTGATTGCTGGGAGATTTGAGGGTGACACAGGGCTCATCGTGCGTGTGGAAGAAAACTTTGTGATCCTTTTCTCTGATCTGACCATGCATGAG CTAAAAGTACTTCCTAGGGACCTGCAGCTGTGCTCAGAGACAGCCTCAGGGGTGGATGTGGGCGGCCAGCACGAATGGGGTGAGCTGGTGCAGCTGGACCCCCAGACCGTGGGAGTTATTGTTCGTCTGGAGCGAGAGACCTTCCAG GTCCTGAACATGTATGGGAAGGTAGTTACGCTTCGGCATCAGGCAGTGACTCGCAAGAAGGACAATCGCTTTGCTGTGGCCTTGGATTCTGAGCAGAACAATATTCACGTCAAAGACATTGTGAAAGTCATTGATGGCCCCCATTCG gGCAGAGAGGGAGAGATCAGGCATCTATTCCGAGGATTTGCATTTCTCCACTGCAAGAAGCTGGTGGAAAATGGCGGCATGTTTGTCTGCAAGACCCGCCATTTGGTGTTGGCTGGGGGCTCCAAA CCTCGAGATGTCACAAACTTCACTGTGGGAGGCTTTGCACCTATGAGCCCTCGAATTAGCAGCCCCATGCACCCCAGCGCCGGAG GTCAACGGGGAGGGTTTGGGAGTCCTGGTGCTGGTGGCATGAGCCGGGGCCGAGGCCGAAGAGACAATGACCTGATTGGGCAGACTGTGCGTATCTCACAGGGTCCCTATAAAG GCTATATTGGGGTAGTGAAGGACGCCACTGAGTCCACGGCCCGTGTAGAGCTTCACTCGACCTGCCAGACCATTTCTGTGGATCGCCAGCGGCTCACCACCGT TGGCTCCAGGCGTCCTGGGGGCATGACTTCGGCCTATGGACGTACCCCAATGTATGGGTCTCAGACACCCATGTATGTCCAGGGCTCCCGTACCCCCATGTACAGCTCACAGACCCCTCTGCATGATG GCAGCCGCACTCCACATTATGGTTCCCAGACCCCCCTTCACGATGGCAGCCGTACACCAGCCCAAAGTGGTGCCTGGGACCCCAACAACCCCAACACACCATCCAG GGCAGAGGAAGAATATGAGTATGCCTTTGATGATGAGCCCACCCCATCCCCACAGGCCTATGGTGGGACACCGAATCCCCAAACCCCAGGGTATCCAGATCCTTCGTCTCCACAGGTCAATGCCCAGTACAACCCACAGACTCCTGGAACTCCTGCCAT GTACAACACGGACCAGTTTTCCCCCTATGCAGCCCCCTCGCCACAAGGCTCCTACCAGCCCAGTCCCCAGAGTTACCACCAGGTGGCACCGAGTCCTGCCGGCTACCAGAATACCCACTCGCCTGCCAGCTACCACCCCACCCCCTCGCCCATGGCTTACCAG GCTAGTCCTAGCCCTAGTCCTGTGGGCTATAGTCCAATGACCCCGGGGGCACCTTCGCCCGGTGGCTACAACCCTCATACGCCAGGCTCAGGTATCGAGCAGAATTCCAGTGACTGGGTGACCACGGACATCCAGGTGAAAGTGCGAGACACCTACTTGGACAGCCAAGTGGTTGGTCAGACGGGCGTCATCCGAAGCGTCACA GGAGGTATGTGTTCTGTGTATCTGAAAGACAGCGAGAAGGTGGTCAGCATCTCCAGTGAACACCTGGAGCCCATCACTCCTACCAAGAGCAACAAG gtgaAGGTGATCCTAGGGGAGGACCGTGAGGCCACGGGGGACCTGCTGAGTATCGACGGGGAGGACGGCATCGTGCGGATGGACCTGGACGAGCAGCTCAAAATCCTCAATCTCCGGTTTCTAGGGAAGCTCTTGGAAGCCTAG
- the SUPT5H gene encoding transcription elongation factor SPT5 isoform X4 has protein sequence MSDSEDSNFSEEEEEDSEHSSEEAEEVEVEEERRSVAGSEKEEEPEEEEEEEEEEEYDEEEEEEDDDRPPKKPRHGGFILDEADVDDEYEDEDQWEDGAEDILEKASNIDNVVLDEDRSGARRLQNLWRDQREEELGEYYMKKYAKSSVGETVYGGSDELSDDITQQQLLPGVKDPNLWTVKCKIGEERATAIALMRKFIAYQFTDTPLQIKSVVAPEHVKGYIYVEAYKQTHVKQAIEGVGNLRLGYWNQQMVPIKEMTDVLKVVKEVTNLKPKSWVRLKRGIYKDDIAQVDYVEPSQNTISLKMIPRIDYDRIKARMSLKDWFAKRKKFKRPPQRLFDAEKIRSLGGDVASDGDFLIFEGNRYSRKGFLFKSFAMSAVITEGVKPTLSELEKFEDQPEGIDLEVVTESTGKEREHNFQPGDNVEVCEGELINLQGKILSVDGNKITIMPKHEDLKDMLEFPAQELRKYFKMGDHVKVIAGRFEGDTGLIVRVEENFVILFSDLTMHELKVLPRDLQLCSETASGVDVGGQHEWGELVQLDPQTVGVIVRLERETFQVLNMYGKVVTLRHQAVTRKKDNRFAVALDSEQNNIHVKDIVKVIDGPHSGREGEIRHLFRGFAFLHCKKLVENGGMFVCKTRHLVLAGGSKPRDVTNFTVGGFAPMSPRISSPMHPSAGGQRGGFGSPGAGGMSRGRGRRDNDLIGQTVRISQGPYKGYIGVVKDATESTARVELHSTCQTISVDRQRLTTVGSRRPGGMTSAYGRTPMYGSQTPMYVQGSRTPMYSSQTPLHDGSRTPHYGSQTPLHDGSRTPAQSGAWDPNNPNTPSRAEEEYEYAFDDEPTPSPQAYGGTPNPQTPGYPDPSSPQVNAQYNPQTPGTPAMYNTDQFSPYAAPSPQGSYQPSPQSYHQVAPSPAGYQNTHSPASYHPTPSPMAYQASPSPSPVGYSPMTPGAPSPGGYNPHTPGSGIEQNSSDWVTTDIQVKVRDTYLDSQVVGQTGVIRSVTGGMCSVYLKDSEKVVSISSEHLEPITPTKSNKVKVILGEDREATGDLLSIDGEDGIVRMDLDEQLKILNLRFLGKLLEA, from the exons CTTCCAACATTGACAATGTTGTTCTGGATGAGGACCGCTCTGGGGCTCGACGCCTCCAAAATCTCTGGAG GGATCAGAGAGAGGAGGAGCTTGGCGAGTATTACATGAAGAAATACGCTAAGTCATCTGTAGGAGAAAC TGTATATGGAGGGTCTGATGAACTCTCAGATGACATCACTCAACAGCAGCTGCTGCCTGGAGTCAA gGACCCCAATCTGTGGACTGTGAAATGCAAG ATTGGGGAGGAACGAGCCACAGCAATTGCCCTCATGAGAAAGTTCATTGCCTACCAGTTCACTGACACA CCATTGCAGATCAAGTCCGTGGTGGCCCCAGAACATGTCAAGGGCTACATCTATGTGGAGGCCTACAAGCAGACCCACGTGAAACAGGCCATTGAGGGGGTGGGCAACCTGCGCCTGGGCTACTGGAACCAGCAGATGGTGCCCATCAAGGAAATGACAGATGTGCTCAAGGTGGTCAAGGAGGTCACCAATCTTAAACCCAAGTCCTGGGTCCGTCTCAAGAGGGGCATCTACAAGGATGATATTGCCCAG GTGGATTATGTAGAGCCTAGCCAGAATACCATCTCCCTCAAGATGATTCCTCGGATTGACTATGACCGCATCAAAGCCCGAATGAGCCTG AAAGACTGGTTTGCCAAGAGGAAAAAGTTCAAGAGACCCCCACAACGATTGTTTGATGCTGAAAAGATACG TTCCCTGGGAGGAGATGTTGCCTCTGATGGTGATTTCCTGATCTTTGAGGGGAACCGCTACAGCCGGAAAGGCTTCCTGTTCAAGAGCTTTGCCATGTCGGCAGTG atCACAGAGGGTGTGAAGCCCACACTGTCAGAGCTGGAAAAATTTGAGGACCAGCCAGAGGGAATTGACCTTGAGGTGGTGACCGAGAGCACAG GGAAAGAACGGGAACACAACTTCCAGCCTGGGGACAATGTGGAAGTGTGCGAAGGTGAGCTGATCAACCTTCAGGGCAAGATCCTGAGTGTGGATGGCAACAAGATCACCATTATGCCCAAGCACGAGGACCTCAAG GACATGCTGGAGTTCCCGGCCCAGGAGCTGCGGAAATACTTCAAGATGGGGGACCACGTGAAAGTGATTGCTGGGAGATTTGAGGGTGACACAGGGCTCATCGTGCGTGTGGAAGAAAACTTTGTGATCCTTTTCTCTGATCTGACCATGCATGAG CTAAAAGTACTTCCTAGGGACCTGCAGCTGTGCTCAGAGACAGCCTCAGGGGTGGATGTGGGCGGCCAGCACGAATGGGGTGAGCTGGTGCAGCTGGACCCCCAGACCGTGGGAGTTATTGTTCGTCTGGAGCGAGAGACCTTCCAG GTCCTGAACATGTATGGGAAGGTAGTTACGCTTCGGCATCAGGCAGTGACTCGCAAGAAGGACAATCGCTTTGCTGTGGCCTTGGATTCTGAGCAGAACAATATTCACGTCAAAGACATTGTGAAAGTCATTGATGGCCCCCATTCG gGCAGAGAGGGAGAGATCAGGCATCTATTCCGAGGATTTGCATTTCTCCACTGCAAGAAGCTGGTGGAAAATGGCGGCATGTTTGTCTGCAAGACCCGCCATTTGGTGTTGGCTGGGGGCTCCAAA CCTCGAGATGTCACAAACTTCACTGTGGGAGGCTTTGCACCTATGAGCCCTCGAATTAGCAGCCCCATGCACCCCAGCGCCGGAG GTCAACGGGGAGGGTTTGGGAGTCCTGGTGCTGGTGGCATGAGCCGGGGCCGAGGCCGAAGAGACAATGACCTGATTGGGCAGACTGTGCGTATCTCACAGGGTCCCTATAAAG GCTATATTGGGGTAGTGAAGGACGCCACTGAGTCCACGGCCCGTGTAGAGCTTCACTCGACCTGCCAGACCATTTCTGTGGATCGCCAGCGGCTCACCACCGT TGGCTCCAGGCGTCCTGGGGGCATGACTTCGGCCTATGGACGTACCCCAATGTATGGGTCTCAGACACCCATGTATGTCCAGGGCTCCCGTACCCCCATGTACAGCTCACAGACCCCTCTGCATGATG GCAGCCGCACTCCACATTATGGTTCCCAGACCCCCCTTCACGATGGCAGCCGTACACCAGCCCAAAGTGGTGCCTGGGACCCCAACAACCCCAACACACCATCCAG GGCAGAGGAAGAATATGAGTATGCCTTTGATGATGAGCCCACCCCATCCCCACAGGCCTATGGTGGGACACCGAATCCCCAAACCCCAGGGTATCCAGATCCTTCGTCTCCACAGGTCAATGCCCAGTACAACCCACAGACTCCTGGAACTCCTGCCAT GTACAACACGGACCAGTTTTCCCCCTATGCAGCCCCCTCGCCACAAGGCTCCTACCAGCCCAGTCCCCAGAGTTACCACCAGGTGGCACCGAGTCCTGCCGGCTACCAGAATACCCACTCGCCTGCCAGCTACCACCCCACCCCCTCGCCCATGGCTTACCAG GCTAGTCCTAGCCCTAGTCCTGTGGGCTATAGTCCAATGACCCCGGGGGCACCTTCGCCCGGTGGCTACAACCCTCATACGCCAGGCTCAGGTATCGAGCAGAATTCCAGTGACTGGGTGACCACGGACATCCAGGTGAAAGTGCGAGACACCTACTTGGACAGCCAAGTGGTTGGTCAGACGGGCGTCATCCGAAGCGTCACA GGAGGTATGTGTTCTGTGTATCTGAAAGACAGCGAGAAGGTGGTCAGCATCTCCAGTGAACACCTGGAGCCCATCACTCCTACCAAGAGCAACAAG gtgaAGGTGATCCTAGGGGAGGACCGTGAGGCCACGGGGGACCTGCTGAGTATCGACGGGGAGGACGGCATCGTGCGGATGGACCTGGACGAGCAGCTCAAAATCCTCAATCTCCGGTTTCTAGGGAAGCTCTTGGAAGCCTAG
- the SUPT5H gene encoding transcription elongation factor SPT5 isoform X2 — MSDSEDSNFSEEEEEDSEHSSEEAEEVEVEEERRSVAGSEKEEEPEEEEEEEEEEEYDEEEEEEDDDRPPKKPRHGGFILDEADVDDEYEDEDQWEDGAEDILEKEEIEASNIDNVVLDEDRSGARRLQNLWRDQREEELGEYYMKKYAKSSVGETVYGGSDELSDDITQQQLLPGVKDPNLWTVKCKIGEERATAIALMRKFIAYQFTDTPLQIKSVVAPEHVKGYIYVEAYKQTHVKQAIEGVGNLRLGYWNQQMVPIKEMTDVLKVVKEVTNLKPKSWVRLKRGIYKDDIAQVDYVEPSQNTISLKMIPRIDYDRIKARMSLKDWFAKRKKFKRPPQRLFDAEKIRSLGGDVASDGDFLIFEGNRYSRKGFLFKSFAMSAVITEGVKPTLSELEKFEDQPEGIDLEVVTESTGKEREHNFQPGDNVEVCEGELINLQGKILSVDGNKITIMPKHEDLKDMLEFPAQELRKYFKMGDHVKVIAGRFEGDTGLIVRVEENFVILFSDLTMHELKVLPRDLQLCSETASGVDVGGQHEWGELVQLDPQTVGVIVRLERETFQVLNMYGKVVTLRHQAVTRKKDNRFAVALDSEQNNIHVKDIVKVIDGPHSGREGEIRHLFRGFAFLHCKKLVENGGMFVCKTRHLVLAGGSKPRDVTNFTVGGFAPMSPRISSPMHPSAGGQRGGFGSPGAGGMSRGRGRRDNDLIGQTVRISQGPYKGYIGVVKDATESTARVELHSTCQTISVDRQRLTTVGSRRPGGMTSAYGRTPMYGSQTPMYVQGSRTPMYSSQTPLHDGSRTPHYGSQTPLHDGSRTPAQSGAWDPNNPNTPSRAEEEYEYAFDDEPTPSPQAYGGTPNPQTPGYPDPSSPQVNAQYNPQTPGTPAMYNTDQFSPYAAPSPQGSYQPSPQSYHQVAPSPAGYQNTHSPASYHPTPSPMAYQASPSPSPVGYSPMTPGAPSPGGYNPHTPGSGIEQNSSDWVTTDIQVKVRDTYLDSQVVGQTGVIRSVTGGMCSVYLKDSEKVVSISSEHLEPITPTKSNKVKVILGEDREATGDLLSIDGEDGIVRMDLDEQLKILNLRFLGKLLEA; from the exons AAGAGATTGAAG CTTCCAACATTGACAATGTTGTTCTGGATGAGGACCGCTCTGGGGCTCGACGCCTCCAAAATCTCTGGAG GGATCAGAGAGAGGAGGAGCTTGGCGAGTATTACATGAAGAAATACGCTAAGTCATCTGTAGGAGAAAC TGTATATGGAGGGTCTGATGAACTCTCAGATGACATCACTCAACAGCAGCTGCTGCCTGGAGTCAA gGACCCCAATCTGTGGACTGTGAAATGCAAG ATTGGGGAGGAACGAGCCACAGCAATTGCCCTCATGAGAAAGTTCATTGCCTACCAGTTCACTGACACA CCATTGCAGATCAAGTCCGTGGTGGCCCCAGAACATGTCAAGGGCTACATCTATGTGGAGGCCTACAAGCAGACCCACGTGAAACAGGCCATTGAGGGGGTGGGCAACCTGCGCCTGGGCTACTGGAACCAGCAGATGGTGCCCATCAAGGAAATGACAGATGTGCTCAAGGTGGTCAAGGAGGTCACCAATCTTAAACCCAAGTCCTGGGTCCGTCTCAAGAGGGGCATCTACAAGGATGATATTGCCCAG GTGGATTATGTAGAGCCTAGCCAGAATACCATCTCCCTCAAGATGATTCCTCGGATTGACTATGACCGCATCAAAGCCCGAATGAGCCTG AAAGACTGGTTTGCCAAGAGGAAAAAGTTCAAGAGACCCCCACAACGATTGTTTGATGCTGAAAAGATACG TTCCCTGGGAGGAGATGTTGCCTCTGATGGTGATTTCCTGATCTTTGAGGGGAACCGCTACAGCCGGAAAGGCTTCCTGTTCAAGAGCTTTGCCATGTCGGCAGTG atCACAGAGGGTGTGAAGCCCACACTGTCAGAGCTGGAAAAATTTGAGGACCAGCCAGAGGGAATTGACCTTGAGGTGGTGACCGAGAGCACAG GGAAAGAACGGGAACACAACTTCCAGCCTGGGGACAATGTGGAAGTGTGCGAAGGTGAGCTGATCAACCTTCAGGGCAAGATCCTGAGTGTGGATGGCAACAAGATCACCATTATGCCCAAGCACGAGGACCTCAAG GACATGCTGGAGTTCCCGGCCCAGGAGCTGCGGAAATACTTCAAGATGGGGGACCACGTGAAAGTGATTGCTGGGAGATTTGAGGGTGACACAGGGCTCATCGTGCGTGTGGAAGAAAACTTTGTGATCCTTTTCTCTGATCTGACCATGCATGAG CTAAAAGTACTTCCTAGGGACCTGCAGCTGTGCTCAGAGACAGCCTCAGGGGTGGATGTGGGCGGCCAGCACGAATGGGGTGAGCTGGTGCAGCTGGACCCCCAGACCGTGGGAGTTATTGTTCGTCTGGAGCGAGAGACCTTCCAG GTCCTGAACATGTATGGGAAGGTAGTTACGCTTCGGCATCAGGCAGTGACTCGCAAGAAGGACAATCGCTTTGCTGTGGCCTTGGATTCTGAGCAGAACAATATTCACGTCAAAGACATTGTGAAAGTCATTGATGGCCCCCATTCG gGCAGAGAGGGAGAGATCAGGCATCTATTCCGAGGATTTGCATTTCTCCACTGCAAGAAGCTGGTGGAAAATGGCGGCATGTTTGTCTGCAAGACCCGCCATTTGGTGTTGGCTGGGGGCTCCAAA CCTCGAGATGTCACAAACTTCACTGTGGGAGGCTTTGCACCTATGAGCCCTCGAATTAGCAGCCCCATGCACCCCAGCGCCGGAG GTCAACGGGGAGGGTTTGGGAGTCCTGGTGCTGGTGGCATGAGCCGGGGCCGAGGCCGAAGAGACAATGACCTGATTGGGCAGACTGTGCGTATCTCACAGGGTCCCTATAAAG GCTATATTGGGGTAGTGAAGGACGCCACTGAGTCCACGGCCCGTGTAGAGCTTCACTCGACCTGCCAGACCATTTCTGTGGATCGCCAGCGGCTCACCACCGT TGGCTCCAGGCGTCCTGGGGGCATGACTTCGGCCTATGGACGTACCCCAATGTATGGGTCTCAGACACCCATGTATGTCCAGGGCTCCCGTACCCCCATGTACAGCTCACAGACCCCTCTGCATGATG GCAGCCGCACTCCACATTATGGTTCCCAGACCCCCCTTCACGATGGCAGCCGTACACCAGCCCAAAGTGGTGCCTGGGACCCCAACAACCCCAACACACCATCCAG GGCAGAGGAAGAATATGAGTATGCCTTTGATGATGAGCCCACCCCATCCCCACAGGCCTATGGTGGGACACCGAATCCCCAAACCCCAGGGTATCCAGATCCTTCGTCTCCACAGGTCAATGCCCAGTACAACCCACAGACTCCTGGAACTCCTGCCAT GTACAACACGGACCAGTTTTCCCCCTATGCAGCCCCCTCGCCACAAGGCTCCTACCAGCCCAGTCCCCAGAGTTACCACCAGGTGGCACCGAGTCCTGCCGGCTACCAGAATACCCACTCGCCTGCCAGCTACCACCCCACCCCCTCGCCCATGGCTTACCAG GCTAGTCCTAGCCCTAGTCCTGTGGGCTATAGTCCAATGACCCCGGGGGCACCTTCGCCCGGTGGCTACAACCCTCATACGCCAGGCTCAGGTATCGAGCAGAATTCCAGTGACTGGGTGACCACGGACATCCAGGTGAAAGTGCGAGACACCTACTTGGACAGCCAAGTGGTTGGTCAGACGGGCGTCATCCGAAGCGTCACA GGAGGTATGTGTTCTGTGTATCTGAAAGACAGCGAGAAGGTGGTCAGCATCTCCAGTGAACACCTGGAGCCCATCACTCCTACCAAGAGCAACAAG gtgaAGGTGATCCTAGGGGAGGACCGTGAGGCCACGGGGGACCTGCTGAGTATCGACGGGGAGGACGGCATCGTGCGGATGGACCTGGACGAGCAGCTCAAAATCCTCAATCTCCGGTTTCTAGGGAAGCTCTTGGAAGCCTAG